From the Psychrobacillus sp. FSL K6-4046 genome, one window contains:
- a CDS encoding FAD-dependent oxidoreductase: MTEKILPGNLESYWLANNELPLFPKLNENIEVDVLVVGAGLTGITAAYLLSKSGKSVAVIEGSKILSGTTGFTTAKVTAQHGHVYQQLINTFNEEKAKLYYEAQADALNFVERTVSDLGIKCDFEKVPAYIYADTEAGVDTVTKEMDAYQKLGIGPATLTEETELPYQVKKALRLENQGQFHPVKYAKALVDHSVQNGVHFFEETRAKDLLSDNIVKTVDGHKIKAKKILVCSHYPFNDENGLYFTRLEPHRSYVIAAPAEKSSPKGMYINVEQPTRSIRSALGSDGKRYILLGGEGHVTGRQEGDTTAKYETLAAFGREKFNFQSYNYRWSAQDLETLDKVPYIGVMTSDKPDVLVATGYRKWGMTNSVVAAQIMVDNVLGKENRFAEFFAPTRSKMKKEDITKFTKANASVAKEFVKGKTEKVDLQLEDLKVGTGDIVKVEGKKVGAYKDENGKVYLVKPVCTHMGCDVAFNNAESSWDCPCHGSRFNYKGEVLEGPAFEPLKRLN, from the coding sequence ATGACAGAAAAGATATTACCGGGAAACTTAGAGTCTTATTGGTTAGCTAATAATGAACTCCCATTGTTTCCTAAGTTAAATGAAAATATAGAGGTTGACGTATTAGTAGTTGGAGCAGGTTTAACAGGAATAACTGCGGCATATTTACTAAGTAAAAGTGGAAAATCAGTGGCCGTTATTGAGGGAAGTAAAATTTTAAGTGGAACAACTGGTTTTACAACAGCAAAGGTAACCGCCCAGCATGGACATGTATACCAGCAACTGATCAATACCTTTAATGAAGAAAAAGCAAAGTTATACTATGAGGCACAGGCAGACGCTCTTAACTTCGTGGAACGTACCGTCTCAGATTTAGGTATTAAATGTGATTTTGAAAAAGTACCTGCCTACATATATGCAGATACGGAAGCGGGAGTAGATACTGTTACAAAAGAAATGGACGCCTATCAGAAATTAGGTATTGGACCTGCTACTCTAACGGAAGAAACAGAGCTTCCATATCAGGTGAAAAAAGCACTTAGGTTAGAAAACCAAGGACAGTTTCATCCTGTAAAATATGCCAAAGCTTTAGTTGATCACTCAGTACAAAATGGGGTACATTTCTTTGAAGAGACTCGAGCTAAAGATCTTCTATCAGACAATATCGTTAAAACAGTAGACGGCCACAAGATAAAAGCGAAGAAAATTCTCGTTTGCAGCCATTATCCTTTTAATGATGAAAATGGTTTATATTTTACACGGTTAGAACCACACCGTTCTTATGTCATAGCCGCTCCTGCAGAAAAAAGCTCTCCGAAGGGTATGTACATTAATGTAGAGCAACCCACAAGGTCAATTCGTTCAGCCTTAGGATCAGACGGGAAAAGATATATTTTGTTGGGCGGAGAAGGTCATGTGACAGGAAGGCAGGAGGGAGATACCACTGCTAAGTATGAAACGTTAGCTGCCTTTGGTCGGGAAAAGTTTAACTTTCAATCGTATAACTATCGATGGTCTGCACAAGATTTAGAAACATTAGATAAAGTCCCTTATATTGGTGTAATGACCTCTGACAAACCAGATGTATTAGTGGCAACTGGATACCGAAAATGGGGGATGACTAACAGTGTAGTTGCTGCTCAAATTATGGTAGACAATGTATTAGGAAAAGAAAATCGATTTGCAGAATTCTTTGCACCTACAAGATCAAAAATGAAAAAAGAAGATATTACTAAATTCACAAAAGCTAACGCGAGTGTTGCTAAGGAATTCGTTAAAGGTAAGACCGAAAAAGTAGACCTCCAACTAGAGGATTTAAAAGTAGGTACAGGTGATATTGTAAAAGTAGAAGGAAAAAAGGTAGGCGCATACAAGGACGAGAATGGAAAAGTGTATTTAGTTAAACCAGTATGCACCCATATGGGGTGCGATGTTGCGTTTAATAATGCAGAAAGCTCTTGGGATTGTCCATGTCATGGTTCACGCTTTAACTATAAAGGTGAGGTGCTGGAGGGACCAGCGTTCGAACCATTAAAAAGATTAAACTAA
- a CDS encoding Rrf2 family transcriptional regulator, with protein MRMTMYTDFSLRVLIYLGAKNKGDLSTIKDISEAYGISKNHLMKVTYDLGKLGYIETIRGRGGGIRLAMEPGEINIGQVVRKTEDDFHLVECFDCQANRCVITPACGLRRALNRALKAYLTVLDEYTLADFLNNKDVLANLLFNDRQDI; from the coding sequence ATGAGAATGACAATGTATACAGACTTTTCGCTTCGAGTATTGATCTATCTAGGAGCAAAAAACAAAGGCGACCTATCAACTATTAAAGATATTTCAGAAGCATATGGTATTTCTAAAAATCATTTAATGAAAGTGACCTATGATTTAGGGAAACTTGGGTATATTGAAACGATTCGTGGCAGAGGTGGCGGTATTCGTTTGGCTATGGAACCAGGGGAGATTAACATAGGACAAGTTGTACGGAAGACAGAGGATGATTTCCATTTAGTAGAATGCTTTGATTGTCAGGCAAATCGATGTGTCATAACTCCAGCTTGCGGGTTAAGGAGAGCTTTAAATAGAGCACTAAAAGCCTATTTAACGGTGCTAGACGAATATACACTTGCAGACTTTCTTAATAACAAGGATGTATTAGCAAATTTACTTTTCAATGATAGACAAGATATATGA
- a CDS encoding manganese-dependent inorganic pyrophosphatase — MEKVLVFGHQNPDTDTITSAIVYAYLKNAIGVEAEAVRLGELNNETKYALEKFGFEAPRMIKNVETEATKVILVDHNEKQQSAIGIEEVQITEVIDHHRIANFETADPLYYRAEPVGCTATIINKIFKEKGIEIPSNIAGLMLSAIVSDTLLFKSPTCTEEDITAARELEKLAGVNVEEYGLAMLKAGADLSDKSLEDLLSLDAKEFTMGEHKVIIAQVNAVDVNDVMGRQEQLEELINMEIQEKELDLFFFVVTDILNNDSVALALGKMALKAEAAFNVAFVNNVALLKGVVSRKKQVVPALTEALAE; from the coding sequence ATGGAAAAGGTACTAGTTTTTGGACATCAAAACCCTGATACAGATACAATTACTTCAGCTATTGTATATGCATATTTAAAAAATGCGATTGGCGTAGAGGCTGAGGCAGTTCGTTTAGGCGAATTAAACAATGAGACTAAATATGCACTTGAGAAATTTGGGTTTGAAGCTCCACGAATGATAAAAAATGTAGAAACTGAAGCGACAAAAGTAATTTTAGTAGATCACAATGAAAAACAACAAAGCGCAATTGGAATAGAAGAAGTACAAATTACAGAGGTTATTGACCATCACCGTATCGCTAACTTTGAAACGGCAGATCCTTTGTATTATCGCGCAGAGCCAGTAGGGTGTACTGCTACGATCATCAATAAAATATTTAAAGAAAAAGGTATCGAAATACCGTCTAACATTGCAGGCTTGATGCTATCCGCTATTGTTTCAGATACGTTATTATTTAAATCCCCAACGTGCACGGAAGAAGATATTACGGCTGCGCGTGAATTAGAAAAACTAGCTGGAGTAAATGTGGAAGAGTATGGCCTAGCTATGCTAAAAGCCGGAGCCGACCTTAGTGATAAGAGCCTAGAGGATTTACTTTCGTTAGATGCGAAAGAGTTTACTATGGGTGAACATAAGGTAATCATTGCTCAAGTGAATGCTGTTGATGTGAATGACGTGATGGGACGTCAAGAGCAATTAGAAGAATTGATTAACATGGAAATTCAAGAAAAAGAATTAGATCTATTCTTTTTTGTTGTAACAGATATCCTAAATAATGACTCCGTAGCTTTAGCGTTAGGGAAAATGGCATTAAAAGCGGAGGCTGCATTTAATGTGGCGTTTGTTAATAATGTTGCATTATTAAAAGGTGTCGTTTCACGTAAGAAGCAAGTAGTACCAGCATTAACAGAAGCGTTAGCTGAATAA
- a CDS encoding helix-turn-helix transcriptional regulator, giving the protein MNIGQLIKLERQRQNMKQEYLASGICVPSYLSRIENGLVIPSEDVQQHLLKRLNIPSYALNTTGNEEKLLYFKNLFKSVINSRDKEKAKTLYHDLHVYIEDHPFEPNRLTLLVMETRLMLMLPDYTKEVQSNLAILEEFKKEMSTDQLFYLSTIQGIIAYQDNEFRQASEIFLQIFSLIKSYRMEDWEMAELYYISSLAFLSESRYILAIDYVKSALSYFNQEILIERSIECLVILGIAQKNTGVLKDAIASYEKAREISSKIESAKFKGMIEQNIGACYSLLKESDLALFHFKSSLQANSDPNKNVISILSILKEHHKNNDISNALIWLNSGLEILDKLSESNRDFYSNHFTVYKVLLLNDPNSITTFKQVLDYFEGKQEFKYCSIYCYVLAKKLAKEKQYKQATIYYQKGFNYHIKQSKVSSWEELS; this is encoded by the coding sequence GTGAATATAGGGCAGCTAATCAAATTAGAACGGCAAAGACAAAACATGAAGCAGGAATATTTAGCTTCAGGTATTTGCGTTCCATCTTATCTTAGTAGAATAGAAAATGGGTTAGTTATCCCTAGTGAGGATGTTCAGCAACACTTACTAAAACGATTAAATATTCCGAGTTATGCATTGAATACGACCGGAAACGAAGAAAAGTTATTATACTTTAAAAACCTTTTTAAAAGTGTTATAAATTCACGTGACAAGGAGAAAGCAAAAACTCTTTATCACGACCTCCATGTCTACATAGAAGATCATCCCTTCGAACCTAACAGGCTAACACTTCTTGTGATGGAGACACGATTGATGCTTATGCTACCTGACTATACAAAAGAGGTGCAATCAAACCTAGCTATCTTGGAAGAGTTTAAGAAAGAAATGTCTACCGATCAATTATTTTACCTGTCTACGATTCAAGGAATTATTGCCTACCAAGACAATGAATTTAGGCAAGCTTCTGAGATTTTCTTGCAAATCTTTTCTCTAATAAAAAGCTATCGCATGGAAGACTGGGAAATGGCAGAACTTTATTATATTTCTAGCTTAGCCTTTTTATCTGAGTCTAGGTATATACTAGCTATTGATTACGTAAAATCTGCTTTATCCTATTTTAATCAAGAAATTTTAATAGAGAGATCAATTGAATGTCTGGTTATTTTAGGAATAGCTCAAAAAAATACTGGTGTATTAAAAGATGCTATTGCATCTTATGAAAAGGCAAGAGAAATAAGTTCTAAAATTGAATCTGCAAAATTTAAAGGAATGATAGAACAAAATATTGGAGCATGTTATTCTCTCTTGAAAGAGAGTGATTTAGCGCTTTTTCACTTTAAAAGTAGTTTACAGGCTAATTCAGATCCCAATAAGAATGTGATTTCTATTTTATCTATTTTAAAAGAACATCATAAAAATAATGATATTAGTAATGCCTTAATTTGGTTAAATAGTGGTTTAGAAATATTAGATAAGCTCTCTGAGAGTAATAGAGATTTTTATTCTAATCATTTCACAGTCTATAAAGTATTATTGCTTAATGATCCTAACTCTATTACAACCTTTAAACAAGTCTTGGACTATTTCGAGGGTAAACAAGAGTTCAAATATTGTTCTATTTATTGCTATGTTCTAGCAAAAAAGTTAGCTAAAGAGAAACAATATAAACAAGCTACTATTTATTATCAAAAAGGCTTTAACTATCATATAAAACAATCTAAAGTATCTAGTTGGGAGGAATTGTCATGA
- a CDS encoding alanine/glycine:cation symporter family protein, translating to MGWLETFVDGFNNILWTYILIALLVGAGLYFTFSTKFVQFRLFGEMFRLITEKKEEKGGVSPFQAFTISTASRVGTGNITGVALAIGIGGPGAVFWMWVIAVIGMATAFIESTLAQVYKVRDGKNFRGGPAYYMEKALGSRKLGIVFSILLILCFGFIFNAVQSNTIAASVGEVFDIPPYLIGIVLVILTAIIIFGGVHRIVRVTQIVVPVMALFYLAITLFVVITNISEVPGVFKLIVTHAFGLEEAVGGTIGAAIMQGVRRGLFSNEAGMGSVPNAAATASVSHPAKQGLVQSLGVFFDTIIICSATAFIIILAGLYSTGEDDGVVLTQNSLAVHVGEWAPYFVAIAILFFAFSSVMGNYYYGETNIEFMNASKGWLTAYRFVVLGMVMFGSIAHVQLVWNLADLFMGLMATLNIAVIILLGKVAFKVLDDFTRQRKKGEDPVFYAKSIPGLKNTECWDEEDR from the coding sequence ATGGGGTGGCTTGAGACCTTTGTTGATGGGTTCAATAATATTTTATGGACTTATATATTGATTGCCTTGCTCGTTGGAGCAGGTTTGTATTTTACGTTTAGTACAAAATTTGTTCAATTTCGTTTGTTTGGAGAGATGTTTCGTTTAATTACAGAGAAAAAAGAAGAAAAAGGTGGAGTCTCCCCCTTTCAGGCATTTACAATCAGTACTGCCTCTCGAGTAGGTACAGGTAATATAACGGGAGTGGCTTTAGCGATAGGTATTGGGGGGCCAGGGGCTGTATTTTGGATGTGGGTTATAGCTGTAATTGGTATGGCGACTGCATTTATAGAAAGTACTCTGGCACAAGTATATAAGGTAAGAGATGGGAAAAATTTTCGTGGCGGCCCTGCATATTATATGGAGAAAGCACTCGGGAGTAGAAAGCTTGGAATAGTATTTAGTATTCTTTTAATCTTGTGTTTTGGATTTATATTTAATGCTGTGCAATCCAATACAATCGCTGCTTCTGTAGGAGAGGTATTTGATATTCCTCCTTATTTAATTGGAATCGTTTTAGTTATATTAACAGCAATTATTATCTTTGGCGGTGTACATAGGATTGTCCGTGTTACTCAGATAGTTGTTCCTGTAATGGCCCTATTCTATTTGGCTATTACTCTTTTTGTAGTTATTACAAATATTTCTGAAGTTCCAGGAGTGTTCAAGTTAATTGTTACACATGCTTTCGGTCTAGAGGAAGCTGTAGGAGGGACAATTGGAGCGGCTATTATGCAAGGAGTTAGACGTGGATTATTCTCTAATGAGGCAGGGATGGGGAGTGTTCCAAATGCTGCAGCAACGGCAAGTGTATCTCATCCAGCGAAACAAGGTCTTGTTCAAAGTTTAGGTGTATTTTTTGATACAATTATCATTTGTTCAGCAACCGCATTTATTATTATTTTGGCAGGCCTTTATAGCACAGGTGAGGATGATGGGGTTGTTCTTACCCAGAACTCATTAGCTGTTCATGTTGGTGAATGGGCTCCTTACTTTGTAGCAATAGCTATTCTTTTCTTCGCATTTAGTTCTGTTATGGGTAATTATTATTACGGGGAAACGAATATAGAATTTATGAATGCAAGCAAGGGATGGCTTACGGCTTATCGTTTTGTAGTATTAGGTATGGTAATGTTTGGTTCTATTGCACATGTTCAGCTTGTTTGGAACTTGGCCGATCTCTTCATGGGATTAATGGCTACGCTGAATATAGCGGTTATAATCCTCTTGGGTAAAGTAGCCTTTAAGGTATTAGATGATTTTACAAGGCAACGAAAAAAAGGGGAAGATCCGGTCTTTTATGCTAAATCAATACCAGGACTGAAAAATACAGAGTGCTGGGATGAAGAGGATAGATAA
- a CDS encoding ABC transporter ATP-binding protein, with amino-acid sequence MNKASTQPPNAMGRARGPRGFGGPVVKAKDSKGTIKRIWGYLEKQKIALIAASGFVIVSTLLNLLAPYLIGVIIDDYIIPKDLNGTLRFLIFLALVYTASSIFTWLQTFLMVRVSLKTIQTLRQELFIKFQTLSLRFFDKRTHGDLMSRVTNDIESLNNALSQSVIQIFSSILMVSGVAIAMFALNGILAIVSLLIIPLIIFTTKKIIKYSSSNFIKRQRDLGELNGFIEEAISGNEVITLFGQEENTFNKFSSVNERLRGSAMAADTVSGFLGPINNFINNLGLALIIGVGAVMTVQEMATVGIIAAFVTYSRQFFRPINQLSNLLNTFQSAIAGAERVFEIMDESPDMQDKDNALDIKSFKGDVQFSHVNFSYEKEASILKDITFQVKAGEKVALVGPTGSGKTTIINLLMRFYDIDSGNIQIDGVNIQNYKISQLREKIGIVLQDTFLFSGTIMENIRYGRLNASDEEVVAAAKMASAHSFIKHLPDQYETIITSGGSSLSQGQRQLLAIARVILADSDILILDEATSSIDTKTEIEIQRGLNRLSEGRTSFVIAHRLKTIENADRILVIHHGTLIESGTHQELLQKKGFYSDLYESQFNI; translated from the coding sequence ATGAATAAAGCATCCACTCAACCACCCAATGCCATGGGAAGGGCTCGAGGTCCAAGAGGGTTCGGAGGCCCTGTGGTCAAGGCAAAGGATAGTAAAGGCACCATTAAAAGAATATGGGGTTACTTAGAGAAACAAAAAATAGCTCTAATTGCAGCAAGCGGCTTTGTTATTGTGTCCACCTTGCTAAATTTACTAGCACCATACCTTATCGGAGTCATAATTGATGACTATATTATTCCTAAGGATTTAAATGGAACTCTTCGTTTCTTAATATTTTTAGCATTAGTATATACAGCATCTTCGATATTCACTTGGCTACAAACATTTTTAATGGTGCGAGTGTCGCTAAAAACCATCCAAACACTGCGCCAGGAATTGTTTATTAAATTCCAAACCTTATCATTACGATTTTTTGATAAACGGACCCATGGAGATCTTATGAGTCGTGTGACGAATGATATAGAGAGCTTAAATAATGCATTGAGTCAAAGCGTTATCCAAATATTTTCCTCCATTCTGATGGTAAGTGGAGTGGCTATCGCGATGTTTGCATTAAACGGGATTTTAGCAATCGTATCACTGCTAATCATTCCGCTTATCATTTTTACTACGAAAAAAATTATCAAATATAGCAGCAGTAACTTTATAAAAAGACAGCGAGATTTAGGAGAGTTAAATGGTTTTATAGAGGAAGCAATCTCAGGTAATGAGGTTATTACTCTATTTGGCCAAGAAGAGAATACGTTTAATAAATTTTCAAGTGTAAATGAAAGGCTGCGAGGCTCTGCCATGGCAGCTGATACAGTATCCGGGTTTTTAGGCCCAATCAATAACTTCATCAATAATCTTGGACTTGCGCTAATTATCGGAGTAGGGGCAGTGATGACAGTACAAGAGATGGCGACAGTTGGAATTATTGCTGCTTTTGTTACCTATTCACGTCAATTCTTCCGTCCGATTAACCAGCTATCTAACCTGCTTAACACTTTTCAATCTGCGATAGCAGGAGCCGAAAGGGTATTTGAAATTATGGATGAATCACCCGACATGCAAGATAAGGACAATGCTTTAGATATAAAATCCTTCAAGGGGGATGTACAATTTTCTCATGTAAACTTCTCATATGAAAAGGAAGCCTCTATCCTAAAGGACATAACCTTTCAAGTAAAGGCAGGAGAGAAGGTTGCATTAGTTGGTCCCACTGGATCCGGCAAAACGACGATTATAAATCTACTGATGCGCTTTTATGATATTGATTCTGGAAATATTCAAATAGATGGAGTTAACATTCAAAACTATAAAATTAGCCAGCTTCGAGAAAAAATTGGAATCGTGCTTCAAGATACGTTCTTGTTTTCTGGAACAATTATGGAGAATATTCGCTATGGACGTTTAAATGCTTCAGATGAGGAAGTTGTAGCTGCAGCCAAAATGGCATCTGCTCATAGTTTCATCAAGCACTTACCAGATCAGTATGAGACCATCATCACCTCCGGCGGCTCAAGTCTTAGTCAGGGTCAGAGACAGCTCCTAGCGATTGCTAGAGTAATATTGGCGGATTCGGACATTCTCATATTAGATGAAGCAACTTCTAGTATAGATACGAAGACAGAGATTGAGATTCAGCGAGGATTAAATAGGCTATCAGAAGGACGAACCAGCTTTGTGATTGCTCATCGCTTAAAAACGATAGAAAATGCTGATCGAATATTGGTTATCCATCATGGGACGCTAATTGAATCTGGAACACATCAGGAGTTGCTACAGAAAAAAGGGTTCTATTCTGACCTATATGAAAGTCAATTTAATATTTAA
- a CDS encoding PadR family transcriptional regulator, which produces MIDIKRRRGFVQLAILHLLEEGPKHGYQLMKELERRAGGFYSASAGTVYPALQELLEQEMIELLLESEKKIYSLGDKGKSRLKEYSKQKTEDFWDNWQARWEWQNSSEAIQLKETLDLWEDELRKAVKASRKDKENTIRLTAFMQSITKQLQKENL; this is translated from the coding sequence GTGATCGATATAAAAAGGAGAAGAGGGTTTGTTCAGCTAGCGATACTACATTTGTTGGAGGAAGGTCCAAAGCATGGTTATCAGCTGATGAAGGAATTAGAAAGGCGAGCTGGGGGATTTTATTCAGCCAGTGCTGGGACCGTGTATCCAGCTTTGCAGGAATTGCTGGAGCAGGAAATGATTGAGTTGTTACTTGAATCGGAGAAGAAAATTTACTCTCTGGGTGACAAGGGGAAGTCTCGACTTAAAGAATACTCTAAACAAAAAACAGAAGATTTTTGGGACAATTGGCAAGCGAGATGGGAATGGCAAAATTCTTCGGAGGCCATTCAGCTTAAAGAGACACTCGATCTATGGGAGGATGAGCTAAGGAAAGCAGTTAAAGCCTCTAGAAAAGATAAGGAAAATACAATTCGGTTAACAGCTTTCATGCAATCTATTACAAAGCAATTGCAAAAAGAAAATCTATAG
- a CDS encoding DUF4288 domain-containing protein, translated as MERTFSVKLLFEHISSPESMPNKTFEETINIVRAPRFEDVDRLVKEHFKDVTYTNAFGEKTIIKLVMILDVFEMVDKIEESLEFAEVYSHHIILDEAAHLDRTY; from the coding sequence ATGGAGAGAACGTTTTCGGTCAAACTATTATTTGAACATATTTCCTCGCCTGAATCTATGCCTAATAAAACATTTGAAGAAACCATCAACATCGTTCGAGCACCTAGATTTGAAGATGTAGATCGTTTAGTAAAGGAGCATTTTAAAGACGTCACTTATACCAATGCCTTTGGAGAAAAGACAATAATAAAATTAGTGATGATTCTTGATGTTTTCGAAATGGTTGACAAAATTGAAGAATCACTAGAATTTGCAGAAGTCTACAGCCACCATATAATCCTCGATGAAGCAGCTCACCTAGATAGAACTTATTGA
- a CDS encoding ABC transporter ATP-binding protein, translated as MKSLQKLLRYLKPYTVFAILAPLLMCLEVAMDLLQPTIMQHIIDNGIAENDNAYVIQMSILMLVTAFIGLIGGAGCTVYSSKAAVNFAADIRRDVFQKTQQFSSGNTDTYGTGKLITIVTNDVTSVQQALMMTLRIFVRGPLLFIGSVIIVWVTARELFPVLLVTIPILMAFIYFFSSRTGKLFVKVQKAMDKVNTKLQETFSGIRVIKAFNRKHHEIESFKNVNDTLTKRNMAAEQVILSLMPVMLFIVNVGVVFGMWMGAIKVDEGTMQVGVILAFINYLNIIMNGLISSSHVLMQITRSFTSANRIQQVLDTNIEIQEPVNPIHQTYVTGEVEFNQVNFSYSKNGEYVLKDISFHANPGDTIGIIGSTGSGKSTLVKLISRLYDPDTGMIRIGGKDIKEYPLKELRSLIGFVPQKATLFSGTIEENLRYGNENADIRQMENAARSAVAYEFIEKLEQEFEHELMQGATNLSGGQKQRLSMARAFIRQPKILVFDDSTSAVDALSEAAIQKTLKEQYGEATVFIISSKVSSIIDADQILVIDDGRIEATGSHDELLQTSKVYREIYETQSGKGVLSDE; from the coding sequence ATGAAATCCCTACAAAAGCTGCTTCGTTATTTAAAACCATATACGGTTTTTGCTATATTAGCTCCTTTACTCATGTGTTTAGAGGTGGCAATGGATTTACTCCAGCCAACGATTATGCAGCATATTATCGATAATGGTATTGCGGAAAATGATAATGCCTATGTTATCCAGATGAGTATATTAATGCTCGTCACTGCATTTATCGGTTTAATAGGAGGAGCAGGTTGTACGGTTTATAGTTCCAAGGCTGCAGTCAATTTTGCTGCTGACATTCGGAGAGATGTCTTTCAAAAGACACAGCAATTTTCTAGTGGTAACACAGATACCTATGGAACGGGAAAACTTATCACGATTGTGACAAATGATGTCACTTCAGTACAGCAGGCATTAATGATGACATTACGTATTTTCGTACGAGGACCATTGTTGTTTATAGGCTCAGTTATTATCGTATGGGTCACTGCAAGAGAGTTATTTCCAGTATTATTAGTGACTATACCTATTTTAATGGCATTTATTTATTTCTTCTCATCAAGAACAGGCAAGCTTTTCGTCAAGGTACAGAAGGCAATGGATAAAGTAAATACGAAGTTACAAGAGACATTTTCTGGTATTCGAGTTATAAAAGCATTTAATCGAAAGCATCATGAAATAGAATCTTTTAAAAATGTGAATGACACTTTGACTAAAAGAAATATGGCTGCAGAACAAGTCATCTTATCGCTAATGCCTGTCATGTTATTTATCGTAAACGTAGGTGTTGTTTTTGGGATGTGGATGGGTGCCATCAAAGTAGATGAAGGGACTATGCAGGTTGGAGTTATTCTAGCTTTTATCAATTATCTTAATATTATTATGAATGGTCTTATCTCAAGTAGTCATGTATTAATGCAAATTACTCGTTCCTTTACCTCAGCAAACCGTATTCAGCAAGTTTTAGATACGAATATTGAAATACAAGAGCCAGTAAATCCGATACATCAAACTTACGTAACTGGAGAAGTAGAATTTAACCAAGTTAACTTTAGCTATAGTAAAAACGGTGAATATGTCTTAAAGGACATCTCATTTCACGCGAATCCTGGTGATACAATTGGCATAATTGGATCAACAGGAAGCGGTAAGTCTACCCTAGTAAAGTTAATCTCTCGGTTATATGACCCAGACACGGGAATGATTCGAATAGGTGGTAAAGATATTAAGGAATATCCTTTAAAAGAGCTACGAAGCCTAATTGGATTTGTCCCTCAAAAGGCTACCTTGTTCTCTGGTACCATCGAGGAAAACTTACGCTATGGAAATGAAAATGCAGATATAAGACAGATGGAAAATGCAGCTCGCTCCGCAGTAGCCTACGAGTTTATCGAGAAACTGGAGCAAGAATTTGAACATGAGCTGATGCAGGGTGCAACCAATTTATCCGGAGGGCAGAAGCAACGCTTATCTATGGCGCGGGCCTTTATTCGCCAGCCTAAGATTCTAGTTTTTGATGATTCTACATCTGCCGTAGATGCGTTGTCTGAAGCAGCAATACAAAAGACTTTAAAAGAACAATACGGAGAAGCAACGGTGTTTATCATTTCTTCTAAAGTATCTTCTATCATTGATGCTGATCAAATATTAGTCATTGACGATGGTCGTATAGAAGCTACTGGGTCACATGATGAGCTTCTGCAGACTAGTAAGGTATATAGAGAGATTTATGAAACGCAAAGTGGGAAGGGGGTCCTTTCAGATGAATAA